A window of Malania oleifera isolate guangnan ecotype guangnan chromosome 2, ASM2987363v1, whole genome shotgun sequence genomic DNA:
GCAGGTTCAACTGCAGTCCTCACTCTCAAAGGCTATTTCTTCAAGCAACACCACAAACCCGAGGAAAAGGAGAAAAGGTTAAGAGAGAGGATCTTGATTAGCGGCCAAATCCCTTTCATTGGGTGTAGGCATGCTCCCGAGTTGTGCGTTTTCAGCCACGCCGGATCCCAGTGAAGTAATTGTAGTCATGGTGCTGGACCCTCAGCTGCTTTAGCCATGAATCTGCCACGCTCAAAAGCGATGCCAGCCTTTCTTGGTCCTCCCCACTCTTGCTCGAGACCCACACATTACCCTGCATTTTGTATGTGGCCAGCCCAAACGGAGGGAGGGCAATGCTCCCTTCTTCCTTCGGCTTCTTTTTTTCAGCAGTCTCCATGTCATCTTCATGGACCATGTCTGTTAGACatgaatttttcaaaaactcatttgGGGAGCCAATATATGATGCTAGTTTTCAAATATGAATGATGATAATTAAATTTGACGAGCATATAAAGAAACAGCTTTCGAAAAGGGGAGGGAGTTGGGGGGAGGGGGTAGAGAAGGTTACTAGTAGCTGTTAGACatgaatttttcaaaaactcatttgGGGAGGCATATATGATGCTAGCTTTCAAATATGAATGATGATAATTATATTTGACGAGCATATAAAGAAACAGCTTTCAAAAAAGGGGGGGAGTTTTTGTTTTTGCGCAGGGGGGGAGAGAGAGGGTTACTAGTAGCAAATGATAATTACATCAAGAAGCTTAAGTAGGAAAATGGACAGTGTCTTACCTTGGAAAGAAGATGAAAGGGTATGATAAGTAAGGAAGCAAGTGGACAAATCCTTTATGGTTCTTCCCATCGGTATGTGATAAATGGGGTACCTGAGATATTGACATAAATGAATCAATGTTACTATTGTTGTTTTCTTTCCCTTGTTACTCGTGGGCGAAGCAAATTCCATGACGTGTTAGCATAAACACAATACGGCATGGATTAATAAATTGAATTTTATCCTCGTAACCAAATGTCAGGCTACATGGCAGCATTTTTCTGCAAACCCTTATACCATTGGCGTTAAGGTTGAAAACGCATATCTGTGTCTGTTTCGCAGACTACAAATCTTGGAAAAAAGGTAACAGCCTAGAATGTTTAATGTGGAAACAACGATTTCCCCCCCACCACCACGCCCCAAAATAAAAGTGTGCGCACATCCACGAGCATGtcctagagagagagggaaaaagagagacaaagagagagagagagagggagagaccaAGCAACAGCCATCCAGCTAGCTGGGGAAAGATCTACACTTCTCAATGACATTAAACCGGGGAATCTTTGAGCTAATCCACTAATCTGAGAACAAAGAAACCAAAACCAGGGTCAACAGAGTTGTAAATTGCAGGGAAAATTAAAGAATTTACACCATAGGTCTTCACAGTAACTCAAAATCTGGGAATTCAATTCATATAAATCATCATATTAATTACTTCTTTCATCCAACAGAAAATTTTTAAATGCAATATTATAGCAAGAATATATTATCCATAAAACTAATAATTATTCCTCCCTGAACCTAAAAAGAAAAGGGGATTCAATTGATGGCATCAGTGAAtataaattgatatatatatatatatatatatatatgtggtaaAGCCACGGCATCCACAGATTCCAGCCAAAAAGTTGGGACTCAGATTCTAAATGGTATCACTTTTCTTCTTTCAAACtggtaaaattaaaataataataataaatcaaaacatagatATATGCTCATGCAACCTAATAATTACAGCAAATAAAAAGAATGCGCATCCATTTTCGTGCGTACGCCAGTGCTTGAGAGTGATGACACAGAGAAAGAAATGCTGTAAATATAGTTAACAGcagcaattattattattttagagaaGAGACAGAAGAAAAAAGTGTGTTTGCTTCATATTCAAAAGTCAAAAGTTTTCCCCTGATCATTATCAGATGCCCCTATCATGAAAGAATCCCATATGATTCTAACAAATCCATATATATTTTCATCACTTCTCAGTTTCATCActcttaaataataaaaatgtaaCTGATgtttaaaataaagaaagaaagaaagaaaaacagaTAAAATGCAATTGAAGTAAAGAACATAAGCAAAGCCACAAACAAgattttcatagtgaaaacaCAAACAATTAATATACCTTATCCATCAAAGGAACTCTTCCATAAGGAGTTGATCTCTCAAAGTATTGGAAGTAAAGGTGACCCAATCTATCACTTGGATGACAGAGGCCGTCTTGATCAAGCCCTCCCTCTTCAGAAGAACATCCATCCCATCTCCACATCTTCTCGCTCTCGCACTCATCACTACACGAATCACTGAATGAATCCCTTGTCTCACCATCACCGGACTCAGTTTCTTCCCTGAAAAACTCATCTGAGGTTAATTTCACAGCCAGAGTCTTCAATACAGATAATTCAAATGGAAACTCATGCCATGATATTGATTAACAGgggaaaaaatagaaaataatatcAGACCAGTTACAAAAATATCTCAAGCTGGCATTAGAAAGGCATCGAACACAAAATTCAATAAGTATGTCCAGGCACTTCAATTGTTCAACAACAATCGAACACCAAAATCTCTGAATTTAATTGAACTCACGAGCAAATTCAATCATTATTTGTATTTCTGTTAGCCATAAATTAAATGCAAATTTGGGTATTCAAACAATTTAATTGCagtataaaattttgaaataaataacgAAATTAAATACAAATTTAGTCTGAATCAGTTTATGAGCTTTGCTACGAACTGTATGACAACAAAGAggaattaaaacattaaaaacttaaaaaaaaatgttacctAAAACTGTTTACAGAAGGATTGCTTGTGAAAATTTGAATTGCAGAAAGATATGGCACATAGTACTGAACTAAGGTTTCCCCGCTGCTCAAAACGATTGGAACTCCAGCCCCATAAGCACTCCATTCATCGAAACAACTCCAGAGATCGCCCAACGTCAAATACTCAACTGTTTCTCTCTCCCAGGGGTGCCATAGACGATTAAGGTTCCTGATCTCAGTCTGCaaaggaaatataatgaaaaaatatacaattaataaactaaaaaaaaaaaatcaacgataaacatatatataataaagttAAGAATAAGTCTTGCAGAAGAAGGGGAAAAGAAAGAACGAGAAATTTCAGATGAACAAAGAACATACCTTTGATAAACATTGAGAAGGGACCACAGGCGTTGTGCAATCCAGGAAACACTCAAGGTTTGATTGAATTGACCCTTTATCGAATATCatcatttagagagagagagagagagagagagagagagag
This region includes:
- the LOC131148557 gene encoding uncharacterized protein LOC131148557; its protein translation is MMIFDKGSIQSNLECFLDCTTPVVPSQCLSKTEIRNLNRLWHPWERETVEYLTLGDLWSCFDEWSAYGAGVPIVLSSGETLVQYYVPYLSAIQIFTSNPSVNSFREETESGDGETRDSFSDSCSDECESEKMWRWDGCSSEEGGLDQDGLCHPSDRLGHLYFQYFERSTPYGRVPLMDKISGLAQRFPGLMSLRSVDLSPASWMAVAWYPIYHIPMGRTIKDLSTCFLTYHTLSSSFQDMVHEDDMETAEKKKPKEEGSIALPPFGLATYKMQGNVWVSSKSGEDQERLASLLSVADSWLKQLRVQHHDYNYFTGIRRG